The window GGCGGCGACACGCGCGAGCGGGACCAATGCGGTCCGCTACGGCACGATGCGCGAGGCAGTGCTGTCGCTGACCGTCGTCACCCCCGATGCCAGGGTGATCCGCACCAGCCGCCGCGCGCGCAAGTCGGCCGCGGGCTACGACCTGACGCGGCTGTTCGTCGGGTCGGAGGGGACGCTGGGCATCATCACCGAGGTGACGCTGCGGCTGCACCCGATCCCGGAGCAGATCTCCTCCGCGGTCTGCGGGTTCGCGACGTTGCAGGGCGCGGTCGATACCGTGGTGCAGTCGATCCAGCTCGGCGTGCCGCTGGCGCGGGTCGAGATCCTCGACGCGATGCAGATCCGCGCGGTCAACCGCTGGTCGAAGCTGGCGCTGCCCGAGGTGACGACGCTGTTCTTCGAATTTCACGGCTCGCCCGCGGGGGTCGCGGAGCAGATCGCGACCGTCGAGGCGCTGGCGGCGGACAATGGCGGCGGTGCGTTCGCCTGGTCCAACCTGCCCGAGGAGCGCGCGCGGCTGTGGAAGGCGCGGCACGAGGCCTATTATGCCGCGGTGAACCTGCGCGCGGGCGCGGTCGGCTGGACCACCGACGTGTGCGTGCCGATCAGCCGGCTGCCCGATTGCATCACGCAGACGCAGGCCGATCTGGCCGCGTCGGGCGTGCCCGCGACGATCCTGGGGCATGTCGGCGACGGCAATTTCCACGTCATCTTCTCGGTCGACCCTACCGCCCCGCACGAGATGGAGGAGGTCGCCGCGATCAACGCGCGACTGGTCGAGCGCGCGCTGGCGATGGACGGCACCTGCACCGGCGAGCACGGCATCGGCCTGGGCAAGCAGGAATGGCTGGTCGCCGAGCTGGGTGACGCGGTCGACGTGATGCGGACGCTGAAGCGCGCGCTCGATCCGCGCGATCTGTTCAACCCCGGCAAGATCTTCGCGCTGTGAGCGAAACGGGTGCGCCGCGCGCCGGCTGGTCGCTCGGCGTGCTGGCGCTGGGGCTGGCCGCGGGGTTCGCGGCGATGGGATCGTTCGGAACGATACAGGACAGCGCGAAGGCGGAGCTGGCGCTCAGCGACCAGACGCTCGCGCTGGTGCAGGGCGTCGCCGCGGCGGTGCCGCTGGCGCTGCTGTCGGTGCCGGTCGGCATCCTGGTCGACCGGCGCAACCGGGTCCGGCTGTTCCTGGGGCTGGCGGTGCTGTGGACGCTGGGCACGCTGCTGACCGCGGTCGCGTCCTCTACCGCGATGCTGTTCGCGGCGCGGATGATGACGGGGACCGGGACCACCGGCGCGCTGACCGCGGCGCTGTCGCTGGGGGCGGACCTGTATCCGCCCGGCAGGCGCGGGCGCGCGATGCTGGTGATGACGCTGGGCAAGTCGCTGGGGATCGCTGCCGGGTTCGCGCTGTCGGGCACGCTGTTCGGCTGGGTCGGCGGCGGCGCGTTCGGGGTCAGCGGGTGGCGCGCGGTGCACCTGGTGCTGGGCGGTCTGTTCGCGCTGTGCCTGCTGCCGCTGCTGACGTTGCGCGAGCCGGTGCGGCGCGAGGTCGTCGCCGCGGGCGCGCCGCTGCGCGTGGTGGCGAAGGAATTGTGGGCGCGGCGCGGGTTCCTGCTGCCGTTGTTCGTCGGGCAGGTGAGCGTGGTGATGGCGGACAATTCCGCGCTGATCTGGGCCGCGCCGGTGCTGGGGCGACGCTATGGCCTGACGCCGGACCAGTTCGCGGGCTGGATGGGGGCGCTGGTGTTCGCCACCGGCATCGGCGGCGCGGTCCTGGGCGGCGTCGCCGCCGACTGGGGGCAGCGCAGCGGGCGGCGTGGCGGCGTCCTGCACGGCGCGCTGATCGCGGCGGCGCTGGGTGCGCCGGCGGCGCTGTTCCCGGTCGCGGGATCGGTGCCGCTGTTCGCGCTGTGCCTCGGCTGGCTGGTGCTGTGCGGGACGGTCACGGGGCTCATCACCTCGGTCGCGCTGACGGTGCTGATCCCCAACGAGGCGCGCGGCCTGTGCATCGGGCTGTTCATCGCGGTGGCGGGGGTGATCGGGTTCGGCGTGGCGCCGAGCGCGGTCGCCTGGGTCAGCGCGTGGCTGGGCGGCGAGGTGCATCTGGCGACCGCGCTGGCGGCGGTGGGACTGGCGACCGGCGTGCTGGCGATCGCCGCCTTCGCGCAGGCGATCCGCGCAGCGCCGGTGCAACCTATCAGATAGCTGTTGACCGGCACCTATCAGACAGGTTACGTCCGTCTGCGAGAGGATGCCGATGACCAAGCAATGCGTCGACGTATCGGGCGAGATGCGCTCCTATATCGGAGCGGGCGCCGCCATGCCGGCGGTGCCGCACGGGTGGCGGCTGTTCGCGCTCGGCGGGCTGGCGGAGGCACCGGCGCGGGTCGCGATCGTGGCGGCCGAGGCAGGGGCCGAATTGTGCGCCGCCGATCTGGTGCTGGCGGTCGATGCCGCGGCGTGCCGGCGGCTGGTCGGGGACGCGCCGGGGGGCGCGTGCCGCTGGTACCTGCCGACCGACCTGCGCAGCGTGGCGCTGGCGATCACCGACTGCGCGCTGCCCGAGCCCGCGCGCGCGACCCTGCGGCTGGCCAAGAGCATCGAGCTGCTGCTGGCGCTGCTGACGCGGGCGGCGGCGGGGGAGCTGGTGGCGGCGGATGCGGCGGGGGAGCTGCTGGAGGGGGATGCGGTGCGCATCCTCGCCGCGCGGCGGCTGATCGACGAGAACTGGCGCGAGAAGCTGACGCTGGACGAGATCGCGCGCAGCTGCGGCGTCAACCGTGCCAAGCTGACGCGCGGGTTCCGCGCGATGTTCCGATGCTCGGTCGCGGATGCGCTGACCGAGAACCGGCTGACGCGGGCGCGCCACATGCTGCGCGAGACCGATCTGGCGGTGTCGTCGATCGGCTATGCCTGCGGCTACCGCAACAATGCCAGCTTCACGCGCGCCTTCTCGCGCCGCTTCGGCATGCCGCCCAGCCAGTTGCGGCAGGTGGCGGCGTGAGCGCGATCGACGCGGGCGGCTCGCTGGCCGATCATGCCGCGCGCCGCGTGCGCGAGCATATCCGCGCGCACGACCTGAAGGTGGGCGATCCGCTGCCCGGCGAGGGCTGGTTCGCCGCCGACCTGGGGGTCAGCCGCGCGGTGATCCGCGAGGCGTTCGGCGCGCTGGCGGCGCTGCGGCTGATCGATGTCGCCAACGGGCGGCGCGCGCGGGTGGGCGCGATCGACGGGTCGGTGATGGCGACCTCGATCGAACATGCGGTGGCGACGGCGCAGGTGTCGGTCGCGGAGGTGTGGGACGTCCGCCGCACGCTGGAGATGCGCACCGCCGAGCTTGCCGCGCGGCATCGCACGCCGGCCGACGCGGACGAGATCGCGCGCGCGGCCGACGCGATGGTGGCGGCGGGCGATGCGTTGCAGGAGGTGACGCGCCACGACATCGCCTTCCACCAGGCGATCGCGCGCGCCAGCGGCAACGCGCTGTTCCGCCAGATCGTCCGCTCGTTCGAGCCGCTGATGACGGTCGCGGTGCCGGTGGCGTGGCGCACCCGCGTCACCCCGGAGCAGCGCAGCGACATCCTGCGCACGCACCAGCAGATCGCGGACGCCATTCACCGCGGCGACGCCGCCGCGGCCGCGGCGGCGATGGACGCGCATTTCGTCGCCTCGATCAGCGAGCTGCTCGATCGCTGACATTTGCCCCGCGTCAGGGGCCTCGCATCTGGGGCCCGGCCTCAAACGGCGCGGCGGGACGCGATCCAGTCGTCCACCTTGCGCTCCAGGATCGGCAGCGGCAGCGAGCCGGATCCGATCAGCAGGTCGTGGAAGCCGCGGATGTCGAACCGCGCGCCCAGCTCGCGCTCCGCCTTGCGCCGAAGCTCGACGATGCGGATCATGCCGATCTTGTACCCGGTCGCCTGCCCCGGCAGCGTGATGTAGCGCCGCACCTCCGAACGCCCCTGGTCGGGCGCGGCGCGGCCGGTCCGGACGAGGTAGTCGATCGCCTGCTGCTCGGTCCAGCCCTTGGCATGGATGCCGGTGTCGACGACCAGCCGCGCCGCGCGGAACAGCTCGGCATCGAGCCGCATGAAATCGTCGGATGCCTCCGGGAAGGCGCCCATCTCCTTGCACAGCGCCTCCGCATAGAGCCCCCAACCCTCGCCGAAGGCGACGTAGCGCGTGCTCTGGCGGAACTGCGGGCCGCCGCTCTGCCCGACCTGGATGTCGCCCTGCATGACGTGCCCGGGCACCCCCTCGTGGCACATCAGGTCGCGCATGGCGGAGGGCGGGGTCGCATCGGTCGTGCCGAGCAGGTGGACGTAGACGCGGCCGGGACGTGCCCCGTCGCGGCTGGGGCCGGCGGCATGCGCCGCGCCGCCCGCGACCTCGCTGAACGACGGCTCGCGCACCACCTCCATGGCGTGGACCGGCAGCTTGTTGAAATAGTTCGGCAGCAGGGTGCGGTTGAACGCGATCGCGGCGTTGGCATCCCGGAGGTATTTTTCGCGCAGCGCATCGGTCCACGGCACGACGGGGAAGCGGCGCGCGATATCGGCGTAGAAGGCGTGGCGGTCCTTCATGCCGACGCTGCGCGCGAGCGCGTCCTGCTCGCCCTCGATCCGCGTCACCTCGGCCAGCCCGATGGCGTGGATCTGATCCGCGGTCAGGTCGGTGGTGGTGTTGAGCCGGAGCGCGGCGGTGTACCAGGCCACGCCGTCGGGCAGCGTCAGCGCGCCGACGCGCCCTGACGGCGCGGTGGGCAGGTCCGCCTGCGCCCAGGCGATGACCCGGTCGTAGGCGGGACGGATCGTCAGCAGCGCGGCGCGCGTGTCGGCGAGGAGCGCGGCGGCCTGCGCCGCATCGACCGTGCCCGCGGATTGCAGCCGGGCGACCTTCGCCTGCGCATCGGCCCACAAGGGGGAGGGCGCGCCGCCGTCGAACGGCGCGCCGGTGACGATCGCGCGGCTGCCCGCGATGACGCGCTCGATCTGGAACTTCGGCGCGCGTACGCCCGCGGCGTCGGCCTCCCTGCTCTGCCGGATCGCGGTGTCGAGGACCGCCGGGATCGCCCGGATGCGCGCGGCATAGGCGCGCATGTCGGCCGCATCCTTCACCGTGTGCGTGTTGATGAGGAAGTCGGGCAGCTGCGCATGGATCGAATAGAGGAAGGAATAGAAGGGCGGCGCCTGGCGGCGGAAGCGATAGCCCAGCTCCGCCCGGTCCAGCTCCAGCGCCCAGATGTCGTAATTCTCACGCCCCTCCGCCGACAGCCGGCCGCGATCGAACGCCGCCTTCATCCGCGCGACGCTGGCGCGGCGCCATTCGAGCCGGCGCAGCGCGGCGGCGTCGCTTATGTCGTCGAGCCGGTCCTGCCCGGTCTTCAGCCCCAGCCGGGTGGCAAGCTGCGGGCGGTCGCGCAGCTCCTCGGCGAATTCCCGGTCGAGGAACGCGTAGAGGCGCGTATCCTCGGCGTTCGCGCCGGGGGATGCGGGCGTGGCCGGCGTCGTCGCTGCCGCAACCGCGCCCGGGGCGGCGAGTACGAGGGCGGCGGGCAAGAGGGCGGCGGTAGCCAGCAAGGCGAGTTTCGTCATTGGAATCCCTCGATAGTCCGAGGTCAGCCTATCGACGGTCGTGCCTCCGGTGAAGACGCAAACCAGCGCCGCGCGACGTCACGCCGCAGCGGCGGCGGTGGCCTGATCGGCGTTCAGGAAGGAGACGAACAGGTCGGTGGACTGTCGCAGCGCCTGCGCGCTGCCGGCGAGGTCGCGCGTGCTGCCGCGGACCTGCGTCGACAGGTTGGACGCCTCACCGATCGCGGTGGCGGCGCGGCCGATCTCGGTCTTGATCAGCGAGGTCTGCCGCACGACGCGCTCGGCGCCGTCGTTGACGGCTTCGGTGCCGCGGCGATGCTCGACGATCGCGGTGGCGATCGACGAAGCGGCGGCGGAGACTTCGCCGATCGCGCCGTTGACGCCGTTCAACCGCCGGCTCGTCTCCGCCACGCCGTCGCGGATCGCGGCGACCAGGTGGCGGATACGGTCGCTCGCGCGGCCGGTTTCGCCGGACAGCGACTTGATCTCGCCCGCGACCACGCTGAAGCCGCGGCCGGCGTCGCCGGCGCGCGCGGCCTCGATCGTGGCGTTGAGCGCGAGCAGCGTGGTCTTCGCCGCGATCTGCTGGATATCGTCGAGGAACCCCTCGATCTGGACCGCGCGCTCCTCGAGCGAGTGGATCGTCGTCACCGTCCGTTCCGCCTCCGCGCTGGCGACGGCGGTCACCTTCGTCTGCGCATCGGCGGTCAGCGCGACGGTGCGGATCGACCCCGACAGCGTGCGGATCGAGGCGGCGACCGCGGCGATCTCGGTCGCGGTCTGCGACGCGCCCGCGGCGACGTTCACTGCGTCGCGCGTCGCGTCGCCGCTCACGCTTTCCAGCCGGACTGCGGCTTCCTCCAGCTTGTCGATCGCCTGCCCGATCACCTTCACCACCGACGATACGGACGCGTCGAACTCGTGCGCCAGCGTGACCAGCTCGCCGCGGCGTTCCTCCGCCAGCCGCGCGGCCTGCGCCTCGCGCGCGCGGCGCTCCTGCGCGGCGACCTCCTGCGCGACGCGCGCCTCCTCCATCGCCAGCTCGGTGCGGCGGCGTTCCTGCTCCGCCTGCGCCGCCGATTCGCGGGCCTGCGCCAGCGACCGTCCGTGCGAGCCGAACAGCCGCACCAGATGCGCGGTGACGAGCGACAGGGCGCCGAACTGCAGCAGCACCGCCACCGCGTGGAAGATCACGCGCGCCAGATTGCCGCTGCCGGCGAACACCCATTCGGGCGCCAGCCATTCGAGCGCCAGATGATGGAGCGCGGTCAGCAGCGTCGCGACCAGGATCGGCCGCCAGTCGGCGACGACGACGAGCGCCGCCATCGCGACGAAGAAATACATGTGCGCGTCCATCTGCCACGCATGCCCCTTCAACAGGAACACGAGCAGCGCGGGCAGCATCGCCGCGGGCACGCCCAGCGTCAGCCGCGCCTGCGCATCGTAGCGCCGCCGCAGCGCCATCAGCGTCGGCACCGCGTTCACCAGCGCGCCGATGACGAGGATGGGCAGGACGATACCGCGATCCATCACGACGGCGGCGGCAACCATCAGCAGCAGGACGGTCCAGCCCATGACGGCCCAGGCGCGCACGCCGAAGCGGCGCAGCCGGTCGACCTCGGGCAGGCGGGTGCCGGTAGCGGCGTCGGTCATGCCGTCACCCCCGCAGCGATGGACGTACCGCAGCCGGCGGGTGTCGGTGCCAGCATCACCACGCTCCCGGGCGCGAACAGCGCGGCGATCGCGGCGCGGTCGCCGCGCACGACGAGCGATCCCGGCAGCCAGCCGCGGCCCATGACGGGGACGTGCCCGTCCAGCATGCGGACCAGCGTGCGGTCGGCGTCCGCGCCGTCGATGGGGACGATCGTCATGCTTCCCGTCGCAGGCGGCCACAGCGCCATCGCCAGCAGTCCGGCGACCGCAACCGCCATCTGCGACGCGATCAGGATGATGGAGGCGTGTCGGCGCATGGCGCGGATATCGCCCGGAATGGTAAAGAATTGCCGACCGGAATGGCACTATTTATCCCCGTTATCCATTCGATGTCCTGTATGACGGGGGCACCGGGGAACCGGCGCGCGCCGTTAGCCTGGATCAGGAAATCCGCGTGCGACAGGAGGCGATTTGGTGGCTAGATCAGCCCCTTGGCTATTCGGGAGAGGTGGCTGGTGGATGCGCTGATCCTGATCGTCGAAGACCAGCCGCTGCACGCGAAGCTGTTCGTGGAGGTCGCGCGCGCCAACGGGATGAAGGCGATCGCCACCGCCAGGGGCGAAGAAGCGCTCAAGCTGATGGCCAGCGTGCGGCCGACACTGGTGCTGATGGACGTCTATCTGCCTGACGGCGACGGGCGCCACGTCATCGCGCACATGCGCGGCGACGACCGGATGCAGGCGATCCCGGTCGTCGCGATCTCCGCGCTGTCCGACCGCGACACGATCGACGGCAGCCTGTCGGCGGGCGCGGACGGTTTCCTGTCCAAGCCGGTGTCGATCAAGGCGCTGTCCGCCGAACTGCGACGCCTCGCCCCGCCGCGCTGACCGGGCGGACGGCCGGCGCGGGTTCGATCCGGATCAGCGCAGGATGACGTCGGCGCCGTGCTTGTGCGCGCGGATTTCCTCTTCGCTCAGGCCGTTGATCTCGTGCGGGAAGATGAGCCATTCGCTGGTTTCGTGGACGAAATAGTCGGGCCGCCGCCCGGTCACGTTGCGCGACGGCTTGAAATAGACGGTCGCGACCTTCACCTCGCGCGGCAGGTTGTTGCGGCAACGCTCCGCGAGCTCCTTCAGCACGGCGCGGATCGATCGGCCGGAATCGAACACGTCGTCGATCAGGAGCAGGCGATCCTCCGGGTTGAGCACGTCGATCAGATAGCCCAGGCCGTGGATGCGCACCTGCGGCTCCTGTCGGTCGATCCCGGTATAGGAGGCGGTGCGGATCGCGATATGGTCGCTGTGGACGCCGCGATATTCGAGCAGTTCCTGGACCGCGATGCCCACCGGCGCGCCGCCGCGCCAGATCCCGACGATATGGGTCGGCCGGAATCCCGAATCGAAGACCAGATTGGCGAGGCGGAACGAATCCTCGAGCAGGCGGTCGGCGGACAGATAGACTTTGGTGACCACGGAATTTCCATCATGGTTGCAGGACCGGGGGACGGGCATGTTGTCCAGCGACGGCCCGGAGAGCAACCGCGGAGACGGGCCGGGAGTCGTGGGCGGGGACGGCCGCCCTCTCGCACGATAGCCGAAGAAAATCGGGACCCCGGGTCAAGCCGAGACCTCTGCGAAACTCAGCTCCTTGTCCCCCGGCGAAGGCCGGGCCCAGCTGGGGAACGGCAGTAACAGACGGAAAAGCCACGCCAACTGGGACCCGGCCTTCGCCGGGGAACGGCGAAATTGCCGAGCGATCCGCGACGTTCGCAGCGGTCTCGGTCAAGCCCGGGGTGACGGCAAGGAACCGAACCTCTGTTCCACCAAGCTAAGCGAGCAGGCGGCGCACGATCGAGTCGAAGCGCGTGGCGATCGCGTCGCGGTCGTGGTGACGACCGTTCGCGACCACCTCGACGCCGCGCCGCCAGACGCGATCCACCGACCCGCGCGCGAAGACCCATGCGTCGAGCGCGCGGTCGCCGGCGTCGCAGGGCACGGCGCGGAGCGCGACCAGATCGGCGCTCTCGCCCACCGCGATCCGGCCGCCCGCCCCCAGCGCGGCGCGACCGCCCGCCCCCAGCGCGGCGCGACCGCCCGCCCCCAGCGCGGCGCGACCGCCCGCCCCCAGCGCGGCGCGACCGCCCGCCCCCAGCGCGGCGCGACCGCCCGCCATCGCCTCCTCCACCAGCAGCCGGCCGGTGGAGCGGTGGCCGCTCGCCAGCACGGTGCGTCGCTCGCGCGTCAACCGCTGGCCATATTCCAGCGTACGCAGCTCCTCCGCCGCGTCGATCCGGACGTTGGAATCGGTCCCGATGCCGATGCGCCCACCCGCCGCGACGAACTCTTCCGCGGGAAAGATGCCGTCGCCCAGATTGGCCTCGGTCACCGGGCACAGCCCCACGACCGCCCCTGCCGCGGCGATGGCGTCGCGCTCCGCCGGCGTGACATGGGTGGCGTGGACCAGGCACCAGCGCGCATCGACCGATTGCGCCTCCAGCAGCCATTCGACCGGCCGCCGCCCGCTCCATGCGACGCAATCCGCCACTTCCCGGCGCTGCTCGGCGATATGGATGTGGATCGGCGCGCCGGGCGCCAGCGACGCCAGCGCGCCCAGTTGCCCCGGCGCGACCGCGCGCAGCGAGTGCGGCGCCACGCCCACCACCGCATCGGGCAAGGTACTGCACGCGCGGACGCTGGCGGCATGCAACCGCGCATAGCCGTCGAGATCGGTGACGAACCGCCGCTGCATCTCCTGCGGCGGCTGTGCACCGAAGCCGGAATAGGCATAGAACACGGGCAGCAGCGTCAGCGCGATGCCGGTCGCCTCCGCCGCGCTCGCCACCGCCGCCGCCATCTCCGCGGCGTCGGCGAAGGGCGTGCCGCCCGGCGCGTGATGCAGATAGTGGAACTCGCCCACGCGAGTGAACCCGCCCTCCAGCATCTCGCAGAAGGCCATCGCCGCGATCCCCGCCAGATCGTCGGGAGCGATCGCGCCGACCAGCCGGTACATCAGGTCGCGCCAGCTCCAGAAATCGTCGCCGGCCGGGCCGGAGCGCGCCTCCGCGTATCCCGCCATCAATCGCTGGAACGCGTGGCTGTGGAGGTTGGGCATCCCGGCGACCGCGGTGGCGTATCGCGCCTCGCCCGCGGCGGGCGGCGCGTCCGCCTCGATCCGCGCGATGCGCCCGTCCGCGATGCCGATCCGCACATCGCGCGCCCAGCCGTCGGGAAGCAGTGCCTGCCCGAACCACATGCAACTCGCCATCGCTCACTCCCGCCGTGTCGGGGATGGACAATATCTTCGACTCGTGGTTTTGTATATACAATTGGAGGCGGGATGATCGAGCGACTGTGGCATAATGCGCGGCTGGCGACCATGGCCGACGATGCGCTCGGCCTCGTTGAGGACGGCGTGGTCGCGTGCGCGGGCGGCCGGATCGTCTTCGCCGGTCCGGCCGCCGGGGCACCGTCCGCCGCGGGAGCCGAGCGCATCGACTGCGGCGGTCGCTGGATCACCCCCGGGCTGATCGATTGCCACACCCATCTGGTCCACGGCGGCGACCGCGCGACTGAATTCGCGATGCGGCTTGCCGGCGCGAGTTACGAGGACATCGCGCGCGCCGGGGGCGGGATCGTCTCGACGATGCGTGCGACCCGCGCCGCGGGCGAGGAGGAGCTGGTGGCGCAGGCGCTGCCCCGGCTCGATGCGATGCTCGCGGAGGGCGTCACCACGATCGAGGTGAAGTCGGGCTATGGCCTGTCCACCGACGACGAGCTGCGGATGCTGCGCGCGGCGCGGGCGCTGGCGACCGCGCGCGACGTGCGCGTCGCCACCACCTTCCTCGGCGCGCATGCGCTGCCGCCCGAATATGCCGGCGATGCCGATGGCTATGTCGCGCTGGTTTGCGACACGATGATCCCCGCGGTCGCGCGCGCCGGGCTCGCGGACGCGGTCGACGCGTTTTGCGAGGGGATCGGCTTCACCCCGGCGCAGACCGAACGTGTGTTCGCAGCCGCCAGGGCGCATGGACTGCCGGTCAAGTTGCACGCCGAGCAATTGTCCGCGCTCGGCGGTGCCACGCTCGCCGCCCGCCACCGCGCGCTGTCGGCGGATCATCTGGAGCACGCCACCGATGCAGACGTCGCGGCGATGGCCGCGGCGGGCACGGTGGCGGTGCTGCTCCCCGGCGCCTTCTACTTCATGCGCGAGACGACCTTGCCCCCGGTCGCCGCGCTCCGCGCCGCCGGGGTGCCGATCGCGCTCGCGACCGACTGCAACCCCGGCACCTCCCCGCTTACCTCGCCGCTGCTGGTCCTCAACATGGCGGCGACGCTGTTCCGGCTGACCGTGGTGGAGGCGTTGCGCGGCATGACCGTCAACGCCGCCCGCGCGCTGCGCCTTTCGGACGAGATCGGCACGCTGGAACCGGGCAAGGCGTGCGACCTCGCGATCTGGTCGATCCGGGATCCCGCGGAGCTGGTCTACCGGATCGGCTTCAATCCCCTCCACTCCCGTATCAGGAACGGTCGATGATCCTCACGCCGGGGCACGTCCCCTATGCCGACTGGCGCGCCATCTATCTGGGCGCCGCCCCCGCGCTCGACCCCGCATGCCACGACGCGATCGCGGCGAGTGCGGCGGCGGTGGAGCGGATCGTCGCCAGGGGCGCGCCGGTCTATGGCATCAACACCGGCTTCGGGAAGCTGGCGAGCGTGCGGATCGACGCCGCCGATCTCGCCACGCTCCAGCGCAACATCGTGCTCAGCCACGCCGCGGGCGTCGGCGCTGCCATGCCGGTTCCGGTCGCGCGGCTGATGATGGCGCTGAAGCTCGCCAGCCTGGCACAGGGCGCGTCGGGCGTCCGCCCCGCCACCATCGCGCTGCTGGAGGCGATGCTGGCGCGCGGACTGACCCCGATCGTGCCCGCGCAGGGGTCGGTCGGCGCCTCGGGCGATCTCGCCCCGCTCGCGCATATGACCGCCGCGATGCTCGGCGTCGGCGAGATCGACGTCGGCGGCGCGGTGATGCCGGCGGATCGCGCGCTCGCCGATGCGGGCCTGACGCCCCTGGAGCTCGGACCCAAGGAGGGTCTGGCGCTGCTCAACGGCACGCAGTTCAGCACCGCCTATGCGCTCGCCGGACTGGTCGAGGCGGAGCGGCTGTACCGCTGCGCGCTGGTGACCGGGATCGTCGCGACCGAGGCCGCCAAGGGGTCCGATGCGCCGTTCGACCCGCGCATCCACGCGCTGCGCGGGCACCGCGGGCAGATCGACACCGCCCACGCGCTGCGCGCCATGATCGAGGGGTCCGCGATCCGCGCCAGCCACCGCGAGGACGATGTGCGCGTGCAGGATCCCTATTGCCTGCGCTGCCAGCCGCAGGTGATGGGCGCGATCCTCGACCTGCTGCGCCAGGCCGCGACGACGCTGGTGACGGAGGCGAACGGCGTCAGCGACAATCCGCTGATCTTCCCCGATACCGACGAAGCGCTGTCGGGCGGCAACTTCCATGCCGAGCCGGTCGCCTTCGCCGCCGACACGATCGCGATGGCGCTGTGCGAGATCGGCAGCCTGTCGGAGCGCCGCATCGCGATGCTGGTCGACCCGGCGCTGTCCGCGCTGCCGGCGTTCCTGACGCCGCGCCCGGGGCTCAACTCCGGCTTCATGATCCCGCAGGTGACCGCCGCCGCGCTGGTGAGCGAGAACAAGCAGCGCGCCTATCCCGCCAGCGTCGATTCGATCCCCACCTCCGCCAATCAGGAGGATCACGTCTCGATGGCCGCGCACGGCGCGCGCCGGCTGCGCGACATGGCGGCGAACGTCGACGCGGTGCTGGGCATCGAACTGCTCGCGGCGGCGCAGGGGTGCGACTTCCACGCGCCGCTGACCTCCAGCACCTGCGTGGAGGCG of the Sphingomonas adhaesiva genome contains:
- a CDS encoding response regulator; protein product: MDALILIVEDQPLHAKLFVEVARANGMKAIATARGEEALKLMASVRPTLVLMDVYLPDGDGRHVIAHMRGDDRMQAIPVVAISALSDRDTIDGSLSAGADGFLSKPVSIKALSAELRRLAPPR
- a CDS encoding phosphoribosyltransferase — translated: MPVPRSCNHDGNSVVTKVYLSADRLLEDSFRLANLVFDSGFRPTHIVGIWRGGAPVGIAVQELLEYRGVHSDHIAIRTASYTGIDRQEPQVRIHGLGYLIDVLNPEDRLLLIDDVFDSGRSIRAVLKELAERCRNNLPREVKVATVYFKPSRNVTGRRPDYFVHETSEWLIFPHEINGLSEEEIRAHKHGADVILR
- a CDS encoding formimidoylglutamate deiminase — encoded protein: MASCMWFGQALLPDGWARDVRIGIADGRIARIEADAPPAAGEARYATAVAGMPNLHSHAFQRLMAGYAEARSGPAGDDFWSWRDLMYRLVGAIAPDDLAGIAAMAFCEMLEGGFTRVGEFHYLHHAPGGTPFADAAEMAAAVASAAEATGIALTLLPVFYAYSGFGAQPPQEMQRRFVTDLDGYARLHAASVRACSTLPDAVVGVAPHSLRAVAPGQLGALASLAPGAPIHIHIAEQRREVADCVAWSGRRPVEWLLEAQSVDARWCLVHATHVTPAERDAIAAAGAVVGLCPVTEANLGDGIFPAEEFVAAGGRIGIGTDSNVRIDAAEELRTLEYGQRLTRERRTVLASGHRSTGRLLVEEAMAGGRAALGAGGRAALGAGGRAALGAGGRAALGAGGRAALGAGGRIAVGESADLVALRAVPCDAGDRALDAWVFARGSVDRVWRRGVEVVANGRHHDRDAIATRFDSIVRRLLA
- the hutI gene encoding imidazolonepropionase, giving the protein MIERLWHNARLATMADDALGLVEDGVVACAGGRIVFAGPAAGAPSAAGAERIDCGGRWITPGLIDCHTHLVHGGDRATEFAMRLAGASYEDIARAGGGIVSTMRATRAAGEEELVAQALPRLDAMLAEGVTTIEVKSGYGLSTDDELRMLRAARALATARDVRVATTFLGAHALPPEYAGDADGYVALVCDTMIPAVARAGLADAVDAFCEGIGFTPAQTERVFAAARAHGLPVKLHAEQLSALGGATLAARHRALSADHLEHATDADVAAMAAAGTVAVLLPGAFYFMRETTLPPVAALRAAGVPIALATDCNPGTSPLTSPLLVLNMAATLFRLTVVEALRGMTVNAARALRLSDEIGTLEPGKACDLAIWSIRDPAELVYRIGFNPLHSRIRNGR
- the hutH gene encoding histidine ammonia-lyase; the protein is MILTPGHVPYADWRAIYLGAAPALDPACHDAIAASAAAVERIVARGAPVYGINTGFGKLASVRIDAADLATLQRNIVLSHAAGVGAAMPVPVARLMMALKLASLAQGASGVRPATIALLEAMLARGLTPIVPAQGSVGASGDLAPLAHMTAAMLGVGEIDVGGAVMPADRALADAGLTPLELGPKEGLALLNGTQFSTAYALAGLVEAERLYRCALVTGIVATEAAKGSDAPFDPRIHALRGHRGQIDTAHALRAMIEGSAIRASHREDDVRVQDPYCLRCQPQVMGAILDLLRQAATTLVTEANGVSDNPLIFPDTDEALSGGNFHAEPVAFAADTIAMALCEIGSLSERRIAMLVDPALSALPAFLTPRPGLNSGFMIPQVTAAALVSENKQRAYPASVDSIPTSANQEDHVSMAAHGARRLRDMAANVDAVLGIELLAAAQGCDFHAPLTSSTCVEAVRGVLRAAVPMLGEDRHMAPDIAHATALIAGGAVVDTATTALGHALPGVAA